ATGCTGAATTTGTAAGTAAAATGTCAGAAGAAATTGCTATGATGTCAGAAGATATTACGAATACTGTTAGCGAGGTTAGTAAGGCAATTCAAGTGATGACGGAAAATACACAAATTTCAAATAGTCATACGAAAACAATTAATGAAAATATGAATGAAACAACAGTTGCACTAGAGAAAGTATCTAATACGGCATCTAAACAATTAGATTTGGCTAAAAAGTTAAATGATATGGTAAGAAAATTTAAAGTATAAGCATATTATAATTGGCAAGTCACATTATAAAATTCTTTCAGTAAAATTTTATTCGATGATTAGGATTCAGATGGAGTAAAAACTTCATCTGAATCAAGTCTACTTTATTTTATAAAAGTGTTCCAAGGCTCGGATTATCATCGGATAAATTTTTATAATGTGACTTGTTTTTATTATCTATAAAATTTTTGTAAAAAGAAGCGGTTTCCAAACTTTTGCGACTTTTTTTAATTGGATAAAGATGATATAATGATACAAGTTATTGGAATCTAGAGGTGATTAAAAAAATAAAAGCTATTTTTCGCTTGAATAAAAGCGAGATTTTTTATTTAACAGAAATTTTTTAGTCGGAGTTTTATAGTCTAGTTTTAACTTTCCTTTGATTTTGTAATGTTAAATAGTAATTAGAAATAAAGTTTTGCAGTAAAACAAGCTGAATAGAGGAGGCTTTGAAAGTGAAGGGGAAATCTTACTTAGCGATGTTTCTTTTTATGGCAGTAGGTGCTGTATGTGGGGGATTATTTGGCGATTTCTTAATCACAATTCCACAACTTGCTGAGATGGTAACTCCATTGAGCAGGCAATATACAGTATTTGATTTTGCACCTGCTACGATGAACTTATATATAATTAAATTATCTTTAAGTTTTTGTTTCCAGCCTAGCTTTTTTAGTCTTATAGGTGCTGGATTGGGCATTTATTTATATAAAAGATTTTAATGAGAAAAAAGTAAAGTAGGAGGTTTCTAAATGATTTTGGCATCTTCATCACCACGCAGGCAAGAACTATTG
This genomic interval from Selenobaculum gibii contains the following:
- a CDS encoding DUF4321 domain-containing protein, translating into MKGKSYLAMFLFMAVGAVCGGLFGDFLITIPQLAEMVTPLSRQYTVFDFAPATMNLYIIKLSLSFCFQPSFFSLIGAGLGIYLYKRF